The nucleotide sequence GTTCGGTTTCAACAAGGAAGATGAAATCACCATCGTGTTCGGCGGCTCGAAAAAAAGCCTCGCCACCGGCGTGCCGATGGCGCAGGTCCTGTTTGCCTCCGGTTCTGTGGGCGCCATGCTGTTGCCGCTGATGATCTTTCACCAGATACAGTTGATGGTGTGCGCGGTGATCGCGGCACGCTATGCGCGGCGGACTGACACACTGTAAGCCGTTTCCCTGTCGTGGCATGGCGACAGGCTTACACCGTTTTCCGTCATGACCCACAGCGCGTCTGGCGGGAGCCTTGTCATACTGCCTGCCGTATCAGACGGACGGGCGGATCATGGACGATCACGATAGCGGCTACCGTCAGTTGTTTTCGCATCCGGAAATGGTGCGCGATCTGCTGACTGGCTTCGTCGCCCAGGATTGGGTGGCGTTACTGGACATGGACTCGCTGGAAAAAGTCAGCGGAAACTATGTCACCGATGACCTGCGCAGCCGCTGCGACGATGTCGTCTGGCGGGTGCGGTGCGGGCCGCAATGGATTTACGTTTATCTGCTGCTGGAATTCCAGTCCACCGTCGATCCCTATATGGCAGTGCGCATCATGGCCTATGTCGCGCTGCTGTATCAGGACCTTATCCGGACCGGTCAACTGGAAGCGGGCGGCCTGCTGCCACCCGTGCTGCCGCTGGTGCTGTATAACGGCTCCCGGCGCTGGCAGGCCGCCACCGAGGTGGCGGAACTGATCCACCCGGTGACACACCAACTGGCGGCCTATCGGCCCGCGATGCGGTATCTGCTGCTGGACGAGGGAACGTTTCAGGAGCATGAACTGGCGCCCTTGCGTAATCTGGTGGCTGCGTTGTTCCGGCTCGAGAACAGCCGCGAGGCGGCGGATGTTCAGCAGGTGCTGCGGCTTCTGATAGACTGGCTGCACTCGCAGCAGCAGGCCGGCCTGCGCCGCAGTTTTACCGAGTGGCTCAGGCGTGTGCTGTTGCCGGCCCGCCTGCCAGGCGTGCCGATCCCGGCGATGCAGGCGTTACAGGAGGTGGATGACATGCTGGCTGAGAGAGTGCAGCAGTGGTATCGGGAGTATGAAGAAAGAGGCTTGGCGAAGGGCATGGAGAAAGGCCGGCAAGAAGGGCTGGTGGAAGGCCGTTCGGCCGAAGCCCGGCTGATCCTGTCCAGGCTGCTGGCCAGGCGCTTTGGCGAAATGGCCCCGGAAATACTGGAACACATCCAGAGCGCGGATATCGACACGCTGGAAAAATGGACTGATCGCGTACTGGACGCCACCACCCCGGAGGACATCTTCCGCTGATGTCCTCCACGCCGGTCCTCAGTCCTGCTGCCGGGCCTGCTTCTCCATCATGTCGGCCTGGATGATCTCCACCCAGTAGCCGTCCGGGTCCTGGATAAACGCCACGCCTCTCATCTTGCCCTCGTCGGGCTTCTTCACGAATTTCACCCCGAGTTTTTCGAAGCGTTCGCAGGCGGCGTAGATATCCGGCACGGTGATGCCGATATGGCCAAAACCACGGGGCTCCTGATTGCCGTTGTGATAGCTGAAGCCAGCGTCGTCCTCGGTGCCCCAGTTGTGCGTCAGTTCCAGCAGCGCTTCACGGCCGAACGTCCAGGTGCTGCGAGCGTGGGCGTCGCGCGGGATGGCCTGGGCGGTCTGGTCATCCAGGCAGCCGAGGAAGAACAGCGTGAACGACATCTCCGGAAAATCCAGCTTGCGCACCAGACGCATGCCGAGCACGCGGGTGTAGAAATCCAGGCTCGGCTCAGGGGCCTTGATGCGCAGCATGGTCTGGGTAAAACGAAAGGCGGCGGTGGCGGTATCCGGCTGCTCGCACAACCCCGGTGCCTGCTCAAAATGGCGTGACATGGTGGCTCCTGTCATGGAAAGTCGGTGCATAGTATATCGACTTGCCTGGTGTTTGTTGAAAGGCGAGCGGCAGGCTTGGGCGAATGCGCTATCCACCCTTCGGAGAGGCATGCCTTGCCAGGCGCGGATCCGGCCGTGCAAAAGCAAAAGCAGAAAAGGGAGCCTTGTGACCGAACCTTTCAGTGATGAGCGTGTGCTGGCGGCATGGCAACAGAATGCGCTGCCGTGGACCGACGCCGTGCGTGAAGGCCGCATCGCCAGCCGCACGCTGGTGACGGACGATGCCATCGTGCAGACAGTGCTGTCGTGGGCGCCCCATGGGGGCACCCTGCTGGACCTGGGCTGCGGTGAAGGCTGGCTCTGCCGCGCGCTGGCCTCGCAAGCGCCGGACCGGGCGCTGCGCTTGTTCGGCGTTGATGCAGTGGCCTCACTGGTCGACGCGGCACGCGCCGCAGGCGGTGCGACCTTTCAGGTGCTGGATTACCGGCAACTGGCCAGCGAAGGACCGCAACGGTTGCCGCCGCTTGATCTGGTGGTGAGCAATTTCGCCCTGATCGGTGATGCCGATGTGGCCGCTGCGCTGAGCGCGCTGCCGGCATTGCTGGTGCCCGCCGGTCATGTGGTGATCCAGACACTGCATCCGCTGATGGCCTGTGGCGAACTGCCGTACCAGGACGGCTGGCGCGAAGGGTCCTGGCAGGGCTGTGGCAGTGGTTTTGCCGAGGCCGCGCCCTGGTATTTCCGTACGCTGTCCGGCTGGCTGGCGCTGCTGCGTGACAGTGGCCTGCGACTGCTGGCCACCCGCGAACCCCTGCACCCCGACACCGGCAAACCGGCATCGCTGATCCTGGTTGCGATGCCGGATCACTGACGCAGCGCGCCAGGAATACTGATGTCTGTCCCGCGTGTCGGTGGCTGGTCATACCCACATAAATGAACGTGTTTTTTCATCATCCGTGATACCGGTGACGCGGCACGCGCGTTCCCGAAAGCCACAGAAAAGCCAAACACATCACAACAAAAACACGCTATGCCCACACGCGTTATGCGTCGATACGCCGGCTGAAAAGAATTTCTGCTGAAATCCATTGTGCCAGCATTGACAAGACCGGGCCTTGCGAAAATGATAATCGTTCTTATTTTAGGGTGGTTGCATTTTGAGCAAACCTTGGGGGCAGGAGGCCCGTGTCTGTGCAGACAAGTGAACAGCGCGCCGAACTGGAACATATCTTCGTCACGCATCGCACGCGCCTGTGTCATGCGGCGATGAAGATCCTGGGCAACCGTGAACGCGCCGATGACGTCGTGCACGATGCCTATCTGAAAATCATCGAAACCGATGCCGCGCTGGAGGTGCGCCGGCCCATGGCCTACGCCTTTCAGGTGGTGCGCAACCTGGCCATTGACCGTCACCGGCGCAATGCGTTCGAGTCCGGCGTGTTTGCCTGCGAAGAAGAGGGCGAGCACGTCGCCGCGCCCACGGCGACACCGGAGGTGATCGCCATCAGCCGCCAGGATCTGGAACTGCTGGCCCAGGCCATGGCGCAATTGCCCGAGCGGACCCGGCGGGCGTTTGAAATGTACCGCATCGGTGGCGAAACCCAGCGCGAGATCGCGGCGCAGCTGGGTGTTTCCACCACCCTGGTGAACTTCATGATCCGCGATGCACTGACCCACTGCCGCGCCGCGCTGTACGGCGAGTAGCGACACGAGGCCGCAACGATGGGTACCAAAATCAATCGCTTACTGCGGCTGACGTGGCCGGCGGCCCGATCAGGCCGTCAGCACAGGCTGCTGGTCAACAGCCTGGCTGGCATCACCGGCATCGGCGGGACCCTCCCGCGCTTTGGGTAAGGCGTGTCAGCGGCGCCTGCTTCTTTTGCAGGCGTTTGTTACACTCGGCCGTTGGTGAAGGCTGCCGGCGGAGCAGGCGATGCGAGGCACAACAACGACAACCGACATGGCAGACCGCGACCCCGCCTGGGAACAGGCCATGGACTGGGTCATGCGCGAACATGAGCAGGGCGCACTCGATGCCAGCGACCAGCGCACACTGCACGACTGGCTGGCTGCTGCACCTGCGCACCAGAAGGCGTATCAGGAGGCACGGCGCGTGTGGCTGTTGACGGGGATGTTGCCGGGGGAGGGGGAGGTCTGATGTCGGACGTCGGACGCTAAACAAAAAACCCTTCTTTCCCCTCCACACTATCCGGCCGGTTTCTTTTTTTATCTTTTAGCGTCGGACGTCTGACGTCTGACGTCTGACGCTAAAACAAAAGACACTTCTTTCTCCGCCACGCATACGGTCGGTTTCTTTCTTTTTGTCTTTTAGCGTCCGACGTCCGACGTCAGACGTCCGACGTCCGACCTTCTTGTCTTCTAGCGCCCGACGTCCGACCTTCTCTCTTAAACTTCCCCCCTCCCCACTCGTCACCCCAATGAGACCCCCGGCCCCACCGGCCGCCAATCCCATTGCGAGGGCGATGCCATGACCAGTTGTTTTGACCGCGAGGACGGCGAGTTCCGCGTCCTGGTGAACCATGAAGAGCAATATTCCCTGTGGCCGGCCTGGAAAAGCATTCCCGGCGGCTGGCGCGACACCGGCGTCAGCGGTGCACGCCAGCACTGCCTCGACTACATCGAACAGACCTGGACCGATATGCGCCCGCTGTCGCTGCGCCAGTGGATGGACGAGCAGGCGGCCGGCCAGGCATGAGCAACGCGCCGGTCACACTGCTGTGCCTGCCCTGTGCCGGCGCCAGCGCCAGCATGTACCTGCGCTGGCGGCGCCACCTGCCGTCCACCGTGCGGCTGCTGCCGGTGGAACTGCCGGGGCGGGGCATGCGCCTGAACGACGCATTCGTGGAAGATTTTTCGCAGCTGGCCGCGCAACTGGGTGCCGAGCAGCGCGCGGCCATGCAGGGGCGCTATGCGTTGTTTGGCCACAGCATGGGTGCCTTGCTGGCGTTTGCCCTGGCACAACAGCAGCGCGCCGGTGGCCTGCCGTTGCCGGGCGCGCTGTTTGTCTCCGGCAGCCCGGCACCGCAGTGTCGTGAGCGCGAGATCTTGGGGCAGGAAGACTTCGGGCAGGAAGACGACGCGGCCCTGATCCGCGCGCTGCACCAGCACGGCGGCACGCCGCCGGACGTGTTTGCCAGCGACGAACTGCTGCGCATGACCCTCAATACCTTGCGCGCCGATTATCGCGTCTGCGCCAGTTTTTCTTGCCAGAACGTGTTTCCGCTGCCGGTGCCATTGCAGGTGCTGGCGGGCCGCCGTGACACGATCCGCGACGCCAGCCAGCAGGCCTGGCGCGAACACACCCGGGCGGATTTTTCGCTGCGCTGGTTTGACGGCGGGCATTTCTTTATCCGCGAACAGGAAGCGGCCGTGCTGGCCTGCCTGCGTGATGGCCTGGCGCGGTACTTCCCGGAGGTGGCGCATGCTGCCGTTGCCGCTTCCTGACACGGTGCCGTCGGGCATTCGCGTCTGGCAGGTGCCACTGCATCTGGCGCAACCGATCCCGACCGCCGACTGGGCCGTGCTCAGTGCGGGCGAACGCCGCCGCGCGCTGCGCTTCCGGCACAACGCCGACCGCTGCCGTGCCGTGCGTGGTCGTGCTGCGCTGCGGCGATTGCTGGCGGAGGCCTGCCCGGGCAGCCGCCCGGATTGTCTGCGCATCGACACGCTGCCGCAGGGCAAGCCGGTATTGCGCGAGCCGGGCGCGCCGGAATTCAACGTCAGCCACGCCGGCGACATCCTGCTGATTGCACTGTCCTGGCATGGCCCGGTGGGCGTGGATGTGGAAGGTCAGGTGTCGCAGGACGCGGAACGCGCACTGGCAGCACAGGTGTATTCGCCCGCCGAACAGGCGGCCATTGATGCGCTCTGTTTTACCGAACGCTGGGTGGTGAAAGAAGCGTTGCTGAAAGCGCGCGGCGAAGGCCTGCACGGTGAGCTGCCGGCCTGGTCGGTGCTGGCCCGCGACGGTCACGCCTACCGCATTACCCCCCCTGCACAGGAAAACGCGCCACGCGCCTGGCGGCTGCCGTCGCCAGACGGATACCACGCTGCGCTGGCCTGGCAGGCACAGGGCTGAGCACGCCAGACAAGGAGCCGTTAATGCAACCCTACCGCAGCACCGCCCCCGCCGGTTCAGAACTGCCGGTGATGATCGAGCCGGCGCAACCCGGTGAACCCCTGCTGCAGGCCTTTTCCCGTTTGCGTGGCGATATCGACGCGCTGCTGCCTCGTATCGGCGGTGTCCTGCTGCGTGGTTTTGAGGTGCCGTCGGTGGAGGATTTTCGCCGCTTCGCCGCCGCCTTCGGGCACCCGCTGCTGAGTTATGAATTTGCCTCCACGCCGCGCACGGCCGTGTCGTCCGGTATCTACACCTCGACCGAGTACCCGGCGCACCAGCATATCCCGTTGCACAACGAGCAGGCCTACACGCGCGAATGGCCGATGAAAATCTGGTTCCACTGCGTCACTGCCGCGCCGCAGGGCGGCGAAACACCGATCGCCGACAGCCGCGCCATTTACCGCCGCATGCCGGACGCGCTGCGCACACGTTTCGAGGAAGGTTTGCTGTACGTGCGCAACTACGGCGACTTCGATGTGCCATGGCAGGATGTGTTCGGCACCACAAACCCGCGTGCCGTGGAAGCCTACTGCCGGCGCGCCGGCATCCGCTGGCAATGGAAAGACGACGGCGGCCTGCGCACCGAACAGCATTGCCAGGGTACCGCCGTGCATCCGCGTACCGGCGAGCCGGTCTGGTTCAACCAGGGTCATCTGTTTCATGTCTCCAACCTGCCACCGGAAGTGCGCGAATCACTGCAGGAACTGCTGCCGCCGGAAGACTTGCCACGCAATGTGTTTTACGCCGACGGCAGCGCCATTGAAGACGCCGTGTTCGATCAGGTGCGCGCCGTGCTGGCCGAGGAAACGGTGATCTTTCCCTGGCACGACGGCGACGTGCTGATGCTCGACAACATGCTCGCTGCCCACGCCCGCACACCGTTTTCCGGGCCGCGCAAAGTGGTGGTGGCGATGGCCGAATCCGCCAGCGACGCACGTGCCGCCGGCGCCTGAACCTGCAGGGAGATGTCATGACACACGCCGCCGAAACCTGCTTTCCGCTGTCGCCTGCCCAGCAACGCCAATGGCTGCTCTGGCACCTGCAACCGCACAGCACCGCCTACCACGTCAGCGGCATGCTGACCTTCAACGGCGTACTGGATGTGCCGGCACTGCACCGCGCCTTCAACGCGCTGGTGCAGCGGCACGCCACCCTGCGCACGGTGTTTCGCGTCAACGACGACGGCGAACCGATGCAGTGGGTGTCAGCGCCCGGCGATGATGTACCGCTGCCGGTGACGGACCTGCGCCACCTGCCTGCCGCAGAGCGCGAGTCGGCCGCCTGGCGTGTGCTGCGCGAACTGGACGCGACCCCGTTCAACCTCGAACGCGGCCCGCTGCGACGTTTTGCGCTGGCACGCGTGGCCGACGAACAGTATCGCCTGCTGGTGGTGAAGCACCACATCATCACCGACGGCATCTCGATCCAGGTGATGCTGAAAGAACTCTCCCGCCATTACCGTGCCGGCGGCGTGGACACGACACTGCCCGCCCTGTCGATGCACTACACGGATATCGTGCACGCGCAACGGCAATGGCTGCACAGCGACGCTGCGGCGCAACAACTCGCTTGGTGGCGTGCGCAGCTGGGCGATAGCCATCCGGTGCTGGCATTGCCGACCGATGCGCCACGCCAGCCGGTGATGAGCTGGCCTGCCGCGCAACGGGCGCTGGCCATCGACGCCGCCTTGCACCAGCGATTGCGCCAGCGCGCGGCGGCGGCCGGCGTCACGCTGTTCACCCTGATGCTGGCGGCGTTCCAGTTGCTGCTGTCGCGCTACACCGGCCAGCCGCATATTCGTGTCGGCGTGCCGGTTTCCGGGCGGCTGCAACGTGAGGCCGCGCCGCTGATGGGCTTCTTCGTCAACACGCTGGTCATGCCCAACCGGATACACAGCGACGACACCCTGGCGAGCCTGTTGTCCCGCGCGGGCGAGGCGGTAAAAGGAGCGCAGCAACATCAGCAATTGCCGTTCGACCATCTGGTGGACGCGCTGCAACCGGAACGCAGCCTCAGCCACACGCCGCTGGTGCAGGTGCTGTGCAACTACCAGCATGAGCACCTGCCCGCCTGGCAGTCGGTGCGTGGCGAGCCGCTGACACTCAGCCATTTCACACAGCTGCAACAGCAGACACAGTTTGAACTGACGCTGGATATTCACCGCCGCGACGGCGCCCTGCTCGCCAACCTGATCTATGCCGACTCCCTGTTCCATGCCGACACCATGGCGCAGTTTGGCGAGCACTACCTGCGCCTGCTGGCGGCGTTTGCCGAGAACCCCGCACAGACCGTGCGGCAGCTGCCGTGGCTGGACGCGGCCGGGCAACAACACCTGCACACGCTGAGCGAAGGCCCGGTCACGTCTGTTCCGGGTGACTGCGTACATCATCTTTTTGAAGCACAATGTGCGCGCACCCCGGACGCCGAGGCGGTGGTGATGGGGGAAGAGCGCCTCAGTTATACCGAGCTGAACCGTGCCGCGAACCGGCTGGCGCATGCCCTGGTCCGCGATGGCATCGGCCCGGCGCAGCGCGTCGGCATCGCCATGCATCGCTCCCTGGAACTGGTCATCAGCCTGCTGGCGGTGATGAAAACCGGCGCCGCCTACGTGCCGCTGGACCCGGACTATCCGGCGCAGCGGCTGCGCTACATGATGGACGACAGCGGCCTGTCATTGCTGCTGACCCAGCCCGCGCTGCGCGACACACTGCCGACACCGGACGGCCTGCGTATCATGACACCGGCCGACTACCCGACCGGCCACATGCCGGCGGACAATCCGGCAGTGCCCCTGACCGGCGAACACCTGATCTACCTGATCTACACCTCCGGCTCCACCGGCCAGCCCAAGGGCGCCGCCAACAGCCACCGCGCGCTCTGCAACCGGCTGGTCTGGGGGCAGGGCCACCAGCCCATCGGGGCGGGTGACACGGTGCTGCAGAAAACCCCGTTCAGTTTTGATATTTCCTTCTGGGAATTTTTCTGGCCGCTGACCACCGGTGCGCGGCTGGCCCTGGCCGGGCCGGGTGAACACCGTGACCCGGCGCGGCTGGTGGCGCTGATCCGGCAGCACCAGGTCACCACGATTCATTTCGTACCCTCGATGTTGCAGATGTTTCTGGGCGAGCCGGGCATCCACGCGTGCGACAGTCTGAAACGGGTCATCTGCAGCGGCGAGGCACTCAGCGCGGAACTGCGCAGCCGCACGCTGCGTGCGCTGCCACAGGTGTCGCTGCTGAACCTGTACGGCCCCACCGAAGCGGCCATCGAAGTCACCTGGCACGACTGCCTGGAAGACGGCAGCGCCAGCGTACCGATCGGGCGGCCGCTGGCGAATGTCATCACGCGCATACTGGACGCCGACGGCGCGCCGGTGCCGACGGGCGTGCCGGGCGAGCTGTGCCTCGGCGGCATCGCCCTGGCGCAGTGTTACTGGCGCCGTGCCGCGCTCACCGCCGAGCGCTTTATTGCCGATCCACTGGCCACCCAGGGCGAGCGGCTGTACCGCACCGGCGATCTGGTGCGCTGGCGCCGTGACGGCGAGATCGAATACCTCGGACGCATTGATCACCAGATCAAGGTGCGTGGCTTCCGCATTGAACTGGGCGAAATCGAAGCCGCACTGCTGGCGCTGCCCGCCGTGCGCGAAGCCGTGGTGGTGGCGCGCAATGCTGTTGCCGGCACGCAACTGCTCGGCTATGTGTCGTTGCAGCCGGGCAGGCATGACACCGCCACGGCGTTACGCAGCGCGCTGGCCGACACACTGCCGGACTACATGGTGCCGACACAGATCATGCTGCTCGACACGCTGCCGCTGAACAGCAACGGCAAGATCGACCGCAAGGCGCTGCCCGCGCCGGTGCAGGCCACCCGCGACCCGACAGCGCCGCCACGCGATGCCACCGAACAACAGATCGCCGCCATCTGGTGCGACGTGCTGGGTGTCAACGCCGTCGGCCGGCACGACAGCTTTTTCGACGTCGGCGGGCATTCGCTGCTGCTGATGACAGTGCACCGCCGCCTGCACACCACGCTGGCCACGCCGGTCACCGTCACCGATCTGTTTCGTTATCCCACCGTCGCCGCGCTGGCCACCTTCCTGGCCCGCCAGCAGAGCGCGCCGGCGCGTGACCACGACACGGCCAGCCGCGCCGCACGGCAGCGTGATGCGCTGCGCCAGCGTCGCAAACCCCCTGCGGAGCGCACCCCCACATGAATGACCTGGCCAGCGCCGTCCCCGTTCTGGACGCCAACCCGCCACAGCACGTCAACGGCATGGAGATCGCCATCGTCGGCCTGGCGGGGCGGTTTCCCGGCGCCGCCGATGTGGCGCAGTTCTGGCGTAATCTGCGCGACGGCGTCTGCGCAATACGCTGCCTCAGCGACGAGGCACTGCGCGAGCGCGGTGTCAGTGCTGCGCAGTGGCAGGACCCGGAATTCGTGCGCGCGGTGGCGGAGCTGGAGGGGCTGGACCAGTTCGACGCCGGCTTCTTCGGCTACACCCCCGGCGATGCCGCACAACTCGACCCGCAACAGCGGCTGTTCCTGGAAGTGGCCTGGCAGGCGCTGTCCCATGCCGGTTACGCCCCGCACAGCGCGCCCGTGGCCACCGGCGTGTTCGCTGGCAGTGGCGCCAGCCTGTACCTGATGCGGCACCTGTTGCCGGGCGTGGACCTGCACAACGGCCGCGACATCGCCAGCCTGATCGGCCTGATGAACGCCAACGACAAGGACGCGCTGGCCTCCCGCGTGGCCTACAAGCTGGGCCTGCGCGGGCCGGCGGTGTCGGTGCAGACCGCCTGTTCCACCTCGCTGGTGGCAGTCCACCTGGCCTGCCGCAGCCTGCTGGATTTCGACACCGACATGGCGCTGGCCGGCGGTGTGTCGCTGAACCTGCTGCAACAGGCCGGCTACTTTTACCAGCCAGGCGCCATCCTGTCACCGGACGGTTATTGCCGTGCCTTCGATGCCCGCGCCGGCGGCACGGTGGTCGGCAGCGGCGCCGGCGTGGTGGTGCTCAAACGACTGGATGACGCGCTGGCCGACGGCGACACCGTGCATGCGGTGATCAAAAGCTCCGCCATCAACAACGACGGCGCCGACAAGATCGGCTACACCGCGCCCAGCGTGCAGGGGCAGGCGGACGTGATTCGCGCGGCCCACGCGCTGGCGGACATTGACCCGCGCAGCATCAGCTATCTGGAGGCCCACGGCACCGGCACCATGCTCGGCGATCCGGTCGAAGTGGCCGCGCTGACCCAGGCGTTTCGCGCACACACGGACGACACCGGTTTCTGCGCGCTCGGTTCCGTCAAGACCAATGTCGGGCACCTGGATGCGGCAGCCGGTGTCACCGGCCTGATCAAAACGGTGCTGATGCTGCGGCACCGCACCCTGGTGCCGAGCCTGCATTTTCAGGCGCCGAATCCGCAGATCGATTTTGCCGGCAGCCCGTTTGTGGTCAGCACGGCAACGCGTGACTGGCCGGCGGGCGACACGCCACGCCGTGCCGGCGTCAGTTCGTTCGGCATGGGCGGCACCAATGCGCACCTGCTGCTGGAAGAAGCACCGGCAGTGCCGCAGCCGGCGCCGCAAAAACAATGGCGCCTGTTCCCGCTGTCGGCGCGCAGCGACACGGCACGGCAACACAGCATTGACGCGCTGGCGGCCGATCTGGCGACGCAATCCGCTGCCGATGTGGCGCATACGCTCGCCCACGGGCGCGCCGCATTTGAGCGGCGCGCGGTGGCGCTGGCGGAGGATATCGAAGGGCTGCGCACCGCGTTGAATAAAGACAGCCTGCTGCGCGGTCGTGTGCTGTCCGACGCTCCGTCCGTGGCCTTTCTTTTTCCGGGGCAGGGCGCACAGCATCCCGGCATGTGCGAAACGCTGTACCGTGATGAAGCGGTATTCCGCGACACGCTGAATGACTGCTGCGACCGGATACAGTCGCTCACCGGCACCGACCTGCGTCCGTTACTGTATCCGCCGGCGGCGCATCACGACGCTGCCGCAGAAAAACTGTCGCACACCCTGCTGACGCAACCCGCACTGTTCAGCGTCTGTTATGCGCTGGCGCGCTTCTGGCAAAGCCGTGGTGTCGAACCGGACGCCATGCTCGGTCACAGCATCGGCGAGTACGTGGCGGCCTGCCTGGCGGGTGTCTTTTCACTGGATGATGCATTGCGCGTCGTCTGCGCGCGTGGCCGGCTGCTACAGGACACCGCACCGGGCGCCATGCTGGCGATACAACTGGACCAGGCCGCACTGTCACCCTGGCTGGCGGACACCGGCTGCGATCTGGCCGCCGTCAACGCCGGGGACCGGTGTGTCGCTGCCGGTCCGGTGCCGGCCATTGAAAACCTGGCGCAAGCCCTCGCACAGGAACAGGTGCCGGTACAGCGCCTGCACGTATCGCACGCGTTTCATTCCGCGCAGGTGGAAAGCATGCTGCCGGCGTTCCGCGACGTGCTGGCCAACGTCACGTTGCAACCGCCCGCCATCCCGTTCGTGTCCAACGTCACCGGCACCTGGATCACACCGGCGCAGGCCACCAGCGTGGACTACTGGCTACAGCATGTGCGCGGCACTGTGCGTTTCGCGGACGGCCTGACGGCGTTACTGGAGAAAACGGATCGCGTACTGCTGGAATGCGGGCCGGGCGACACGCTCATGTCCCTGGCGCGGCAGCACCCGGCGCAAGCTGGCCGGCCGTTGCTGGCCTCGCAGTGCCATCCGCGCCGGCAACAGGACAATCCACTGCAACCGCTGCGCTGCCTGGCGCAACTCTGGATCGCCGGCCTGCCGGTGCTGCCAGTGTGGCGAGAGGAAGACAACGCGCGCCGCATTCCCCTGCCGGGCTACCCGTTTGAACGGCGGCGTTACTGGGTTGACGCCGCACCGGGAAAACATACCGTGCAGGATGACGGCCTGGCGGTGCCGTTCTGGCAGCGTGCCGACGAGATGGTCGAAAAACCGGCGCCACGCCGGGTCGCGCTTTTCGGTGAGGCGTCAGCATTGCGTGATGCGCTGGCGAGCGTGCTGAATGACGCCGGCCACAGCGTGACAGAGCCTGAGCAGGCCGACGTGGTGGTGCTGTTGCCCTCGGCAGCGCCGCATACCGAATGGCTGTCGCTGCTGCCCCGGCTGTCCGGTGACTGCCTCCTCTGCGCCGTCACCGAAGGCATTTTCGATGTCACCGGCACCGAACCATTGCACCCGGAACAGGCCGTCATGCTCGGCCTGTGCAACGTCGTGCCGCAGGAATATCCCGCGCTGCGCTGCCGCCTGATCGATATCCAGCGTGATGGCCTGCCACCGGCACTGCTGGCGCGGGAGATACTCGCGTCTGGAAAGGAATCCCCGGTGGCGCTGCGTGGACAGCATCGCTGGCTGCGCAGCCTGCAACCGTTGCCGGCGCACGGCGATGCGTCCCGGCTGCGGCGCGGCGGCGTTTATCTGATCACCGGTGGCAACGGTGGCGTGGGTCAGGTGCTGGCCCGCTATCTGGCGCACAGCTGGCAGGCGAAGGTGGCGCTGTTGAGCCGGCAGGCCCAGCGTGTGGACGCCGGCATGCTGGCCGTGCAGGCCGATGTAACGGATGCGGCATCACTGGATGCGGCAGTGCGCGCGGTGCAACAGGAATTCGGCGATATTCACGGCGTCATTCATGCCGCCGGTCTGCCCGGCGACGGCGCGCTCGATAGCCTGACCCCGGAAAAAATGGCGCAGGTGATGGCGCCGAAAGTGTCCGGCACACGCCATCTGATCGGGGCGTTGCAACGCAGTGGGCAGTCAATGCCGGATTTTGTGCTGCTGTGTTCGTCACTGGCGAGTTTTACCGCCGGCTCGGGCAAGGGTGCCTACGCCGCTGCCAACGCCT is from Isoalcanivorax pacificus W11-5 and encodes:
- a CDS encoding non-ribosomal peptide synthetase, translating into MTHAAETCFPLSPAQQRQWLLWHLQPHSTAYHVSGMLTFNGVLDVPALHRAFNALVQRHATLRTVFRVNDDGEPMQWVSAPGDDVPLPVTDLRHLPAAERESAAWRVLRELDATPFNLERGPLRRFALARVADEQYRLLVVKHHIITDGISIQVMLKELSRHYRAGGVDTTLPALSMHYTDIVHAQRQWLHSDAAAQQLAWWRAQLGDSHPVLALPTDAPRQPVMSWPAAQRALAIDAALHQRLRQRAAAAGVTLFTLMLAAFQLLLSRYTGQPHIRVGVPVSGRLQREAAPLMGFFVNTLVMPNRIHSDDTLASLLSRAGEAVKGAQQHQQLPFDHLVDALQPERSLSHTPLVQVLCNYQHEHLPAWQSVRGEPLTLSHFTQLQQQTQFELTLDIHRRDGALLANLIYADSLFHADTMAQFGEHYLRLLAAFAENPAQTVRQLPWLDAAGQQHLHTLSEGPVTSVPGDCVHHLFEAQCARTPDAEAVVMGEERLSYTELNRAANRLAHALVRDGIGPAQRVGIAMHRSLELVISLLAVMKTGAAYVPLDPDYPAQRLRYMMDDSGLSLLLTQPALRDTLPTPDGLRIMTPADYPTGHMPADNPAVPLTGEHLIYLIYTSGSTGQPKGAANSHRALCNRLVWGQGHQPIGAGDTVLQKTPFSFDISFWEFFWPLTTGARLALAGPGEHRDPARLVALIRQHQVTTIHFVPSMLQMFLGEPGIHACDSLKRVICSGEALSAELRSRTLRALPQVSLLNLYGPTEAAIEVTWHDCLEDGSASVPIGRPLANVITRILDADGAPVPTGVPGELCLGGIALAQCYWRRAALTAERFIADPLATQGERLYRTGDLVRWRRDGEIEYLGRIDHQIKVRGFRIELGEIEAALLALPAVREAVVVARNAVAGTQLLGYVSLQPGRHDTATALRSALADTLPDYMVPTQIMLLDTLPLNSNGKIDRKALPAPVQATRDPTAPPRDATEQQIAAIWCDVLGVNAVGRHDSFFDVGGHSLLLMTVHRRLHTTLATPVTVTDLFRYPTVAALATFLARQQSAPARDHDTASRAARQRDALRQRRKPPAERTPT
- a CDS encoding TauD/TfdA family dioxygenase; protein product: MQPYRSTAPAGSELPVMIEPAQPGEPLLQAFSRLRGDIDALLPRIGGVLLRGFEVPSVEDFRRFAAAFGHPLLSYEFASTPRTAVSSGIYTSTEYPAHQHIPLHNEQAYTREWPMKIWFHCVTAAPQGGETPIADSRAIYRRMPDALRTRFEEGLLYVRNYGDFDVPWQDVFGTTNPRAVEAYCRRAGIRWQWKDDGGLRTEQHCQGTAVHPRTGEPVWFNQGHLFHVSNLPPEVRESLQELLPPEDLPRNVFYADGSAIEDAVFDQVRAVLAEETVIFPWHDGDVLMLDNMLAAHARTPFSGPRKVVVAMAESASDARAAGA